One window of Herpetosiphonaceae bacterium genomic DNA carries:
- the pth gene encoding aminoacyl-tRNA hydrolase: MFLIVGLGNPGEQYAQNRHNVGFQCVKYLADRHGLSFNEKQHKARIATGMIRGQRVVLAKPFTYMNDSGQSVAALGRWYKLDPGSELLVIYDDLDLPFGTIRLRASGSAGGQNGMKSIIQLLGTQDIPRVRVGIGRPPEGWQAKDYVLNNWSREQTEHLPSLYARVADAAETFLTEGITLAMTRFNAGEQAEQKKKRPAPQPDVEPQAPPVVPSAEH; encoded by the coding sequence AACCCTGGCGAGCAGTACGCCCAAAATCGACATAACGTGGGATTCCAGTGTGTGAAATACCTGGCGGATCGGCATGGCCTGAGCTTCAACGAGAAGCAGCACAAGGCGCGGATCGCGACGGGCATGATTCGCGGGCAGCGCGTGGTGCTCGCCAAGCCGTTCACCTACATGAACGATAGCGGCCAGTCGGTGGCGGCGCTGGGGCGCTGGTACAAGCTTGATCCCGGCTCGGAGCTACTGGTGATCTACGACGATCTCGACCTGCCGTTTGGGACGATCCGCCTGCGCGCAAGCGGCAGCGCGGGCGGTCAGAACGGCATGAAGTCGATCATCCAATTGCTGGGAACTCAAGACATTCCGCGCGTGCGGGTGGGCATCGGGCGGCCTCCAGAGGGCTGGCAGGCTAAGGACTACGTGCTGAACAACTGGAGCCGCGAGCAGACGGAGCACTTGCCGTCGCTCTATGCGCGCGTGGCCGATGCCGCGGAGACGTTTCTCACCGAGGGGATCACGCTGGCGATGACGCGCTTCAACGCCGGAGAGCAGGCCGAGCAAAAGAAAAAGCGTCCGGCTCCGCAGCCCGATGTCGAGCCGCAAGCTCCGCCCGTCGTGCCGAGCGCCGAGCAT